The following proteins are encoded in a genomic region of Shinella zoogloeoides:
- a CDS encoding toprim domain-containing protein has product MPRPDASELAIRLGHHAEAVCREYLSSGRRAGRYWQVGDARNSPGRSMFVRLTGPETGKGAAGKWTDASTGEHGDLLDVIREALGLVDFKDVAEEARRFLSLPHPEPATTGAPTGRTSSPAPSGSPEASRRLFAMSQPIGGTLAEIYLNGRAITSLSGVAALRYHGRCYYKPDAHSPTEIWPAIVASVTDLDGKQTGAHRTWLSPDGSGKAPVDSPRRAMGDLLGHGVRFGAAGEVLAAGEGIETVLSPRQVLPHMPMMAALSAAHLAAILFPLSLRRLYVLRDRDPAGDGARDSLVARATSLGIEAISLSPKLEDFNDDLRWRGVDALRATLLEQVHPDDVRRFVEG; this is encoded by the coding sequence ATGCCCCGTCCCGACGCCTCCGAGCTGGCGATCCGCCTCGGCCATCACGCCGAAGCGGTTTGCCGCGAATACCTGTCGTCCGGCCGGCGCGCCGGACGGTACTGGCAGGTCGGCGATGCGCGCAACAGCCCCGGACGCTCGATGTTCGTGCGCCTGACCGGGCCGGAAACCGGCAAGGGCGCGGCAGGCAAATGGACCGACGCATCGACCGGGGAGCATGGCGATCTCCTCGACGTCATCCGCGAGGCGCTCGGCCTCGTCGACTTCAAGGACGTAGCCGAGGAAGCGCGCCGGTTCCTCTCGCTCCCGCATCCCGAGCCTGCGACGACGGGGGCACCGACCGGCAGGACCTCCAGCCCCGCGCCGTCGGGGTCGCCGGAAGCCTCGCGCCGGCTTTTCGCGATGTCGCAGCCGATCGGCGGCACGCTTGCGGAAATCTACCTCAACGGGCGGGCGATCACGTCCCTCTCCGGCGTCGCCGCGCTGCGCTACCATGGGCGGTGCTACTATAAACCGGATGCGCATTCGCCCACCGAGATCTGGCCGGCGATCGTCGCGTCCGTCACCGACCTCGACGGCAAGCAGACCGGCGCGCACCGCACCTGGCTTTCACCGGACGGTTCGGGCAAGGCGCCCGTCGATTCACCGCGGCGGGCGATGGGCGATCTTCTCGGGCACGGTGTCCGCTTCGGCGCCGCCGGTGAGGTGCTGGCGGCCGGCGAAGGCATCGAGACCGTGCTATCGCCCCGTCAGGTCCTGCCCCACATGCCAATGATGGCGGCGCTTTCGGCCGCACACCTCGCCGCCATCCTGTTCCCACTGAGCCTGCGCAGGCTCTATGTCCTCCGGGATCGCGATCCGGCAGGGGACGGTGCGCGAGACAGCCTGGTCGCCAGAGCAACGAGCCTCGGGATCGAGGCGATTTCCCTGTCGCCGAAGCTTGAGGACTTCAACGATGATCTGCGCTGGCGCGGCGTCGACGCCCTCCGGGCGACCCTGTTGGAGCAGGTTCATCCCGATGACGTCCGCCGTTTCGTGGAGGGCTGA
- a CDS encoding DUF2493 domain-containing protein, with product MTNEDENAGYEPIHTASPTDHVLNELQLYGWRPYQDEPDPRPLPEGNAVAAAVADIFDALVATLGDTRLEPDLEELLWGAVNLFHRATGRVERELDDNERAQRRFQTEQDGSEVKSVELERLTAEGQTMIERRNSMELFRDVAAEAFEHHTGSAWRPRTGSKVSHRNLTAAMIDSRDYLAAKRRAEKEVLLPAGPKVAVSGGTDFNDHTLIWAKLDQVRAKHADMVLIHGGAKTGAERIAARWAASRKVPQIAFEPDFQKYPAKQAPYKRNDTMLEVLPVGVLVFGGGGIQGNLADKARKLGIPTMQFEGGA from the coding sequence ATGACGAACGAAGACGAAAACGCAGGTTACGAGCCGATCCACACCGCATCCCCCACCGATCATGTCCTCAACGAACTCCAGCTCTACGGCTGGCGGCCATATCAGGACGAACCAGATCCGAGGCCGCTTCCGGAGGGCAATGCCGTCGCCGCAGCCGTCGCAGATATCTTCGATGCCCTCGTCGCGACCCTCGGCGACACCCGCCTCGAACCCGATCTCGAAGAGCTGCTCTGGGGAGCCGTCAATCTCTTCCACCGCGCCACCGGCCGGGTGGAGCGCGAGCTGGACGACAACGAGCGGGCGCAGCGCCGGTTTCAGACGGAACAGGACGGCAGCGAGGTGAAGTCGGTCGAACTCGAACGCCTCACGGCAGAGGGCCAGACCATGATCGAACGGCGCAACAGCATGGAACTCTTCCGCGATGTCGCCGCCGAAGCCTTCGAGCACCACACCGGCAGCGCCTGGAGGCCCCGCACCGGCTCGAAGGTCAGCCATCGCAATCTGACCGCCGCGATGATCGACTCCAGAGACTACCTTGCCGCGAAGCGCCGGGCTGAGAAGGAGGTGCTGCTGCCCGCCGGTCCGAAAGTTGCCGTCTCGGGCGGAACCGACTTCAACGATCATACCCTGATCTGGGCGAAACTCGATCAGGTTCGTGCGAAGCACGCCGACATGGTGCTCATCCACGGCGGCGCGAAGACGGGCGCGGAACGCATCGCCGCCCGCTGGGCAGCCAGCCGCAAGGTGCCGCAGATCGCCTTCGAGCCCGACTTCCAGAAGTATCCGGCAAAGCAGGCTCCCTACAAGCGTAACGACACGATGCTGGAAGTCCTGCCGGTCGGCGTCCTCGTCTTCGGCGGCGGCGGCATTCAGGGAAACCTCGCGGACAAGGCCCGCAAGCTCGGCATCCCGACCATGCAGTTCGAGGGCGGCGCGTAA